One window from the genome of Thermaerobacter marianensis DSM 12885 encodes:
- a CDS encoding right-handed parallel beta-helix repeat-containing protein, producing MATYYVAPYGNDTNAGTSPSAPFATINKAAQVMVDGDVCYVAPGVYREAVSVPAQASGTKLVSFIGDTEARNFPGVQPGEVRLDGSDDDVNPVRTTGVSIGSGALVRWRRINVVRFSSYGFTIGSANLNIANIVEECIVNSRDVAFYITNAAFFTIRKVNVENCARALQVPGGNNFVLTAEDMLLESVDVGFDLSTHSWSRVVLRRIYHRAAGSTRLLVFMQAGELYAEDVVVVNGALLSTAVAGSGNFRHVTIVRATAVKPGGTNCLYFSQFNNYDGSDSLNVYDSLFAESQYGVYVTSGYPRVLLHSCAFPDVTTAALNADIITGVKNTTTDSQANVILPDFTPVGAQILRAEEQNPIEGLRSARIDVPRVAYYKFQVAVSGPNTITLKAKKSHATGTTVKFRVDEDPNKVVTLADTDQVQTVQLGPVEDRGPRFVPLEVWAQQVDYIDGHYLLIDSIQVI from the coding sequence ATGGCGACCTACTACGTAGCGCCCTACGGCAACGACACCAACGCGGGCACGTCTCCGAGTGCGCCTTTCGCCACGATCAATAAAGCGGCGCAGGTTATGGTCGATGGAGACGTGTGCTACGTGGCGCCTGGAGTTTACCGTGAAGCGGTGTCTGTTCCCGCACAGGCCAGCGGCACGAAGCTCGTATCGTTCATTGGCGACACTGAAGCGCGTAATTTCCCCGGCGTGCAGCCCGGCGAGGTGCGGCTAGACGGATCCGACGACGACGTGAATCCGGTACGCACTACAGGAGTTAGCATTGGAAGTGGCGCTCTTGTGAGGTGGCGCAGAATCAATGTTGTCCGATTCTCGAGCTACGGCTTCACCATTGGAAGCGCAAACCTTAACATTGCAAACATTGTTGAAGAATGCATTGTTAATTCAAGGGATGTAGCTTTTTACATTACCAATGCGGCGTTTTTTACCATCAGAAAAGTAAATGTCGAAAACTGTGCTCGTGCGCTGCAGGTACCTGGTGGCAATAATTTTGTTTTGACCGCTGAGGATATGCTTCTTGAATCGGTCGACGTTGGTTTTGATCTATCAACGCATTCTTGGAGTCGAGTTGTTTTGCGCCGGATTTACCACCGCGCTGCAGGTTCCACTCGGCTCTTAGTTTTCATGCAAGCTGGCGAGCTATACGCCGAGGATGTGGTTGTGGTCAACGGAGCACTCCTTAGCACGGCTGTTGCAGGTTCGGGCAACTTTAGACACGTAACTATTGTCAGAGCAACTGCGGTCAAACCAGGAGGCACAAACTGTTTGTACTTTAGTCAGTTCAATAATTACGATGGTTCAGATAGCCTAAATGTCTACGATTCGTTATTCGCGGAATCACAATATGGTGTTTATGTAACAAGTGGCTATCCTCGAGTTCTTCTACACAGCTGTGCTTTCCCAGATGTGACTACGGCTGCATTGAACGCAGACATAATCACTGGTGTAAAGAATACAACAACCGATTCTCAGGCTAATGTCATACTGCCCGACTTCACGCCGGTAGGTGCACAGATCCTGCGTGCCGAGGAACAGAACCCCATCGAGGGCCTGCGCTCAGCGCGGATCGACGTGCCTCGGGTGGCCTATTACAAGTTCCAGGTGGCTGTTAGTGGCCCGAACACGATCACCTTGAAGGCGAAGAAGTCCCACGCCACCGGCACCACGGTGAAGTTCCGCGTGGACGAAGACCCCAACAAGGTGGTCACGCTGGCCGACACCGATCAGGTGCAGACGGTCCAACTCGGGCCTGTGGAAGACCGTGGGCCACGGTTCGTGCCGCTGGAGGTTTGGGCGCAGCAGGTGGACTACATCGACGGCCACTACCTGCTCATCGACAGCATCCAGGTGATCTGA
- a CDS encoding phage holin family protein, with translation MREDTIWTGAVALAGTVATAVFGAWDRPLQLLLVAMALDYVTGVVAAAVTGRLSSEVGLRGVARKLALLGLVAVANLIDQMLAAGAAQALDLALPEGTSAIRTAVCFALGVSEVVSIIENLGEAGAPIPEPLRRMVAALKRAEGGAEDGRA, from the coding sequence GTGCGGGAGGATACCATCTGGACGGGCGCGGTGGCGCTTGCCGGCACGGTGGCGACGGCCGTGTTCGGCGCGTGGGACCGGCCCCTGCAGCTCTTGCTCGTCGCAATGGCCCTTGACTACGTGACGGGGGTTGTGGCGGCTGCCGTGACGGGGCGTTTATCCAGCGAGGTCGGCTTGCGGGGGGTTGCACGTAAACTGGCCCTGCTGGGCCTCGTGGCCGTGGCCAACCTGATCGACCAGATGCTGGCCGCTGGTGCGGCCCAAGCGCTCGACCTGGCGCTGCCGGAGGGCACGTCCGCTATCCGGACGGCCGTCTGCTTTGCCCTGGGCGTCTCGGAGGTGGTCTCGATCATCGAGAACCTGGGCGAGGCCGGGGCGCCGATCCCGGAGCCCTTGCGGCGGATGGTGGCGGCGCTGAAGCGGGCGGAGGGGGGCGCCGAAGATGGCCGTGCGTAA
- a CDS encoding N-acetylmuramoyl-L-alanine amidase, whose amino-acid sequence MAVRKVYVDPGHGGSDPGAVGNGVREADVALAVAVKVADHLRRHGLEVRLSRTVDTAKSLQARTDEANAWGADAYVSIHCNAAGTPEASGWEVWHTIHEERSMGDELAEAIADQLKRLPMVARGTKSKPSTSNPQTDYYHVIRETRMPAVIVECGFVTSPKDAGYLKSAEGQAAIAEAIARGVIAWAGLAWRPAEQPKSAPVPSPAPKAPVKPGPFRDVPGDHWAAVSIERLKRAGIIEGFADGTFRPDEPVTRAQLAAILDRLQSALRK is encoded by the coding sequence ATGGCCGTGCGTAAGGTATACGTGGACCCCGGACATGGTGGCTCTGACCCCGGGGCCGTCGGCAATGGGGTCCGCGAGGCCGACGTGGCGCTGGCGGTGGCCGTCAAGGTGGCCGACCACCTGCGCCGCCACGGCCTGGAGGTGCGGCTGTCTCGCACCGTGGACACCGCCAAGAGCCTCCAGGCCCGCACCGACGAGGCCAACGCCTGGGGCGCCGACGCCTATGTATCCATCCATTGCAACGCCGCGGGCACGCCGGAGGCCAGCGGGTGGGAGGTCTGGCACACGATCCACGAGGAGCGGTCCATGGGCGACGAGCTAGCGGAGGCGATCGCGGACCAGCTCAAGCGCCTGCCGATGGTGGCCCGGGGCACGAAGTCGAAGCCCAGCACGTCGAACCCGCAGACGGACTACTACCACGTGATCCGGGAGACGCGCATGCCCGCCGTCATCGTGGAGTGCGGGTTCGTGACGAGCCCGAAGGACGCCGGGTACCTGAAGTCCGCAGAGGGCCAGGCGGCAATCGCCGAGGCCATTGCCCGGGGCGTCATCGCGTGGGCGGGGCTTGCGTGGCGGCCGGCCGAACAGCCGAAGTCGGCTCCCGTCCCGTCCCCCGCGCCGAAGGCCCCGGTGAAGCCCGGCCCGTTCCGCGACGTGCCCGGCGACCATTGGGCGGCGGTGTCCATCGAGCGGCTGAAAAGGGCGGGCATCATCGAGGGGTTTGCGGACGGCACGTTCCGCCCCGACGAGCCTGTCACACGGGCGCAGCTTGCCGCTATTCTAGATCGCCTGCAAAGCGCGCTGAGAAAATGA
- a CDS encoding DUF6504 family protein — translation MGLVDQPVQAWADAQGRPAAFLWRGVRRRVVEILDEWRELGRWWEGDPPEERYVYRVRTEDGGVYEIEYRRPAGRWFLYKVWD, via the coding sequence ATGGGGCTGGTGGACCAACCGGTCCAGGCGTGGGCGGATGCCCAGGGCCGCCCCGCGGCGTTCCTATGGCGCGGGGTCCGCAGGCGCGTGGTGGAGATCCTGGACGAGTGGCGGGAACTCGGGCGCTGGTGGGAGGGCGACCCGCCGGAGGAGCGCTACGTGTACCGCGTGCGGACAGAGGACGGCGGGGTCTATGAGATCGAGTACCGGCGGCCGGCGGGGCGCTGGTTCCTGTACAAGGTGTGGGACTGA
- a CDS encoding spore germination protein yields MFYRPGPWYRKQGTEDDTPWRNLEGSLRHLETSLLDLRSTLDRTLLLDRRNLSGRLQEDIQLFQHALERVDDFVVRRLFLRNGTGVALMFIEGLVDTRAVQEFIVAPLLRVRAARLPRGRRLQRVLAQRILPTTGNVATRSIDGLLKGLLSGSVVVLIDGCTEALHIDVRKLPERSVEEPTVEAVIRGPRDGFTEDLRTNISLIRRRLADIRFKVEELRVGRVTHTLVAVCYLQGIVNPHLVTEVKSRINRITADAILESGYIEEWIEDCPSSLFPQILHTERPDVVAGALLEGRVAVITDGTPFALVVPVSLWTLLQTPEDYNERFIATTALRWLRYLFALVALLLPSLYVAITTYHPEMLPTPLLMTVAASREGIPFPAMVEALLVEIIFEALREAGVRLPRTIGQAVSIVGAIVIGEAAVMAGIISAPMVIIVATTGIANFTVARFNLAFTIRLLRFPLRVLAGMFGLYGIILGLLAILIHLAGLRSFGYPYLSPVAPLNAPDLRDVVIRAPRWALTRRPTQLPRRNWRRARPGLQPHAGRWPGLGGAR; encoded by the coding sequence ATGTTCTACCGGCCGGGTCCCTGGTACCGGAAGCAGGGCACGGAGGACGACACGCCGTGGCGGAACCTGGAGGGGTCCCTGCGGCACCTGGAGACCAGCCTCCTCGACCTGCGCTCCACCCTGGACCGCACGCTCCTGTTGGACCGGCGGAACCTGAGCGGCCGGCTCCAGGAGGACATCCAGCTTTTTCAGCATGCCCTGGAGCGGGTGGACGACTTCGTCGTGCGGCGCCTCTTCCTGAGGAACGGTACGGGCGTGGCCCTGATGTTCATCGAAGGGCTGGTGGATACCCGGGCCGTGCAGGAATTCATCGTGGCGCCGCTGCTGCGGGTGCGGGCCGCCCGCCTGCCCCGAGGCCGCCGCCTCCAACGCGTCCTGGCCCAGCGGATCCTGCCCACCACGGGCAACGTGGCGACCCGATCCATCGACGGCCTGTTAAAGGGTCTGCTCTCCGGCAGCGTCGTCGTCCTGATCGACGGGTGCACCGAAGCGCTCCATATCGACGTTCGGAAGCTGCCCGAGCGGTCGGTGGAGGAACCCACCGTCGAGGCCGTGATCCGCGGCCCGCGGGACGGCTTCACCGAGGACCTGCGCACCAACATCAGCCTGATCCGCCGCCGCCTGGCCGACATCCGGTTCAAGGTGGAAGAGCTGCGGGTGGGCCGCGTCACCCACACCCTGGTGGCCGTCTGTTACCTGCAGGGGATCGTCAACCCGCACCTGGTGACGGAAGTCAAGAGCCGGATCAACCGGATCACGGCGGACGCCATCCTCGAAAGCGGGTATATCGAAGAGTGGATCGAAGACTGCCCCAGCTCCCTGTTCCCGCAGATCCTTCATACCGAGCGGCCCGACGTGGTGGCCGGCGCCCTGCTGGAAGGGCGGGTGGCCGTCATCACCGACGGGACACCGTTTGCCCTGGTGGTTCCCGTCTCTTTGTGGACGCTGTTGCAAACGCCCGAAGACTATAACGAGCGCTTCATCGCCACCACCGCCCTGCGCTGGCTGCGCTACCTGTTCGCCCTGGTGGCGTTGCTGCTGCCGTCGCTCTACGTGGCCATCACCACCTACCACCCGGAGATGCTGCCCACCCCGCTGCTGATGACGGTGGCGGCCAGCCGTGAGGGGATCCCGTTCCCTGCCATGGTGGAAGCCCTGCTGGTGGAGATCATCTTCGAGGCCCTGCGGGAAGCGGGGGTGCGCCTGCCGCGGACCATCGGCCAGGCGGTGAGCATCGTCGGGGCCATCGTCATCGGCGAGGCGGCCGTCATGGCGGGCATCATCTCGGCGCCCATGGTGATCATCGTGGCCACGACAGGCATCGCCAACTTCACCGTCGCGCGCTTCAACCTGGCCTTCACCATCCGCCTGCTGCGGTTTCCGCTGAGGGTGCTGGCGGGCATGTTCGGCCTGTACGGCATCATCCTGGGGCTGCTGGCCATCCTGATCCACCTGGCCGGCCTGCGTTCCTTCGGCTATCCCTACTTGTCGCCGGTGGCACCCCTGAACGCGCCGGACCTTCGGGACGTGGTGATCCGGGCCCCGCGGTGGGCGCTGACGCGCCGCCCGACCCAGCTGCCCCGGCGCAACTGGCGCCGTGCCCGCCCGGGTCTGCAGCCCCACGCCGGCCGCTGGCCGGGGCTGGGGGGAGCCCGGTGA
- a CDS encoding Ger(x)C family spore germination protein: MLVVAAFLLTGCWDRIEINDRAIVLGMAVDRDPRGGFLLTLSVADPARFPRPGQPGGALQPGQKPVSYVQGSGRTLAEALSLMQESEPRRFFFGHLKVVLIGEQVARQGIGPALDFLVREPQPRPEVMMAVTPGPAGSLLMQATPPLESLPSEALRELIRLRLGMVVPLYRLVRALYEEGIEAVVPRVELVPMVDDGLRVKGWRVNGVGVFRGDRLVGWLDDGQTRGLMWLRGEVQRGTLTVDIDGSPVSLRLLRARSQLRPVVEGDRVVMEVRVVTEDDLVDNPAGLDLTSPAAIRDIERRAAEAIIKRAEVARTIAQQQLRTDILGFGDAVRRRAPAAWARLGPAWAEIFPRVEVRYDVRVFLRRPGLATASPGRSR; encoded by the coding sequence GTGCTGGTGGTGGCGGCGTTCCTCCTGACAGGGTGTTGGGACCGGATCGAGATCAACGACCGTGCCATCGTACTGGGGATGGCGGTGGACCGGGACCCGCGCGGCGGGTTCCTCCTGACCCTGAGCGTGGCCGATCCGGCTCGCTTCCCGCGTCCGGGGCAGCCGGGTGGGGCGTTGCAACCGGGGCAGAAGCCGGTCAGCTACGTTCAGGGTTCCGGACGCACCCTGGCCGAGGCGTTGTCCCTGATGCAAGAGTCGGAACCCCGCCGGTTCTTCTTCGGGCACCTGAAGGTGGTGCTCATCGGGGAGCAGGTCGCGCGGCAGGGCATCGGGCCCGCCCTCGACTTCCTCGTGCGGGAACCACAGCCCCGGCCGGAGGTGATGATGGCCGTCACACCGGGTCCGGCCGGTTCCCTTCTGATGCAGGCCACACCGCCCCTGGAATCCTTGCCGTCGGAGGCTTTGCGGGAACTGATCCGTCTACGCCTGGGAATGGTGGTTCCCCTGTACCGCCTGGTCCGCGCGCTCTACGAAGAGGGGATCGAAGCGGTCGTGCCGCGGGTGGAACTGGTACCCATGGTGGACGACGGCCTCCGGGTCAAGGGCTGGCGGGTGAACGGGGTGGGGGTCTTCCGGGGCGACCGGCTGGTGGGCTGGCTGGACGACGGCCAGACCCGGGGCCTGATGTGGCTGCGAGGCGAGGTCCAACGGGGCACTCTAACGGTGGACATCGACGGCAGCCCCGTGAGCCTCCGCCTGCTACGGGCCCGAAGCCAGCTGCGGCCCGTGGTGGAGGGCGACCGGGTGGTCATGGAGGTGCGCGTGGTGACGGAGGACGACCTGGTGGACAACCCCGCCGGCTTGGACCTGACGTCGCCCGCGGCCATCCGGGACATCGAGCGCCGGGCGGCAGAGGCGATCATCAAGCGGGCCGAAGTGGCGCGCACCATCGCCCAGCAGCAGCTGCGGACGGACATCCTGGGTTTCGGGGACGCGGTCCGCCGCCGGGCGCCGGCCGCCTGGGCACGGCTGGGCCCCGCCTGGGCGGAGATCTTCCCCCGGGTGGAAGTGCGTTACGATGTCCGGGTCTTCCTCCGGCGGCCCGGGTTGGCGACGGCATCCCCCGGCCGGTCCCGGTAG
- a CDS encoding GerAB/ArcD/ProY family transporter, which yields MVPFDPRREQISAWQLFVLLFFTISPTAILTLSALIGRYAGHDAWLSIILATGLGVAVAWLHLALARRFPGQGWTDIHRLVLGRWLGTGLNLLVWVWILQTAGVIVREFGEFVVATVLPLTPLVVIHGSAMLLVMWAARAGIEVLARVGELLLPLIVISLLFVLVLLIPNADWRSALPVLESGWTNLVRGGLPLVAWLGETVLALVILPSLAQWQGAGRAAVMAVLAVGGLLALLTLGTILVLGDTAPLFTFPPFAATRTVTVANFLERLEPVITAVWVGGLVVKMGIWLYAATVTGAAVFGIEDYRPLVTPMAALMLALSLWLFDDSLEMTDYLARTWPFYALFFQVVVPAVVTLAAMIRGLPVRGRGRPPPEPQGTGSGTAGEGPGAQAQP from the coding sequence ATGGTCCCCTTCGACCCGCGGCGCGAGCAGATCTCGGCATGGCAGCTTTTCGTGCTGCTCTTCTTCACCATTTCGCCCACCGCCATCTTGACGCTGTCTGCCCTCATCGGGCGGTACGCCGGGCACGACGCGTGGCTGTCCATCATCCTAGCCACCGGGTTGGGCGTGGCCGTAGCCTGGCTTCACCTGGCCCTGGCCCGCCGCTTTCCCGGCCAGGGGTGGACCGACATCCACCGCCTGGTTCTCGGCCGCTGGCTGGGGACGGGCCTCAACCTGCTGGTCTGGGTCTGGATCCTCCAGACGGCGGGGGTGATCGTCCGCGAGTTCGGCGAGTTCGTGGTCGCCACGGTGCTGCCGCTCACCCCTCTGGTGGTGATCCATGGTTCCGCCATGCTGCTGGTCATGTGGGCCGCGCGGGCGGGGATCGAGGTCCTGGCCCGGGTGGGGGAACTGCTGCTGCCGCTGATCGTCATCTCCCTGCTCTTCGTCCTGGTCCTGCTGATACCCAATGCCGACTGGCGCAGCGCCTTGCCGGTGCTGGAGAGCGGCTGGACGAACCTGGTGCGCGGCGGCCTGCCCCTGGTGGCCTGGCTCGGGGAGACGGTCCTGGCCCTGGTGATCCTGCCGTCCCTGGCCCAGTGGCAGGGCGCCGGCCGGGCCGCGGTCATGGCCGTCCTTGCCGTGGGCGGGCTGTTGGCGCTGCTGACCCTTGGGACCATCCTGGTGCTGGGGGACACCGCGCCCCTGTTCACCTTTCCCCCTTTTGCCGCCACCCGCACCGTCACCGTTGCCAACTTTCTCGAGCGCCTGGAGCCTGTCATCACGGCCGTATGGGTGGGGGGCCTGGTGGTGAAGATGGGCATCTGGCTCTACGCGGCCACCGTCACCGGCGCGGCTGTCTTCGGCATCGAAGACTACCGCCCGCTGGTGACGCCCATGGCGGCCCTGATGCTGGCCCTCTCCCTTTGGCTTTTCGACGACAGCCTGGAGATGACGGACTATCTGGCCCGAACCTGGCCCTTCTACGCTTTGTTCTTCCAGGTGGTGGTGCCGGCGGTGGTCACCCTGGCGGCCATGATCCGCGGCCTGCCGGTGCGCGGCAGAGGACGGCCGCCACCCGAGCCGCAGGGGACGGGATCGGGCACGGCGGGGGAAGGTCCGGGCGCCCAGGCCCAGCCGTAA
- a CDS encoding QueT transporter family protein — translation MELRRWLRAGMIAAIYVVLTMLFQPISFGQIQFRISEALTLLPMIWPEAVPGLFVGVALANLQSPFGLWDVVGGSLVTLAAALVTRRWRFHPAGYLSPVVLNAVLVGAYLAYLTHTPYLPWVLWIGLGEAGVVFLLGYPLLQVLRRRAFGEGGGTGPEPAFRNPGRQP, via the coding sequence ATGGAGCTGCGCCGCTGGCTGCGAGCGGGCATGATCGCTGCCATCTACGTGGTCCTCACCATGCTCTTCCAGCCCATTTCCTTCGGTCAGATCCAGTTCCGGATCAGCGAAGCCCTGACCCTGCTGCCCATGATCTGGCCGGAGGCCGTACCGGGGCTCTTTGTAGGCGTCGCCCTGGCCAACTTGCAGAGCCCCTTCGGCCTGTGGGACGTGGTGGGCGGCTCCCTGGTCACCTTGGCCGCCGCGCTGGTGACCCGGCGGTGGCGGTTCCATCCCGCCGGGTACCTGTCGCCGGTGGTTCTCAACGCCGTGCTGGTGGGTGCCTATCTGGCCTATCTGACCCACACGCCCTACTTGCCCTGGGTGCTGTGGATCGGTCTGGGTGAGGCAGGGGTCGTGTTCCTCCTCGGTTATCCGCTGCTCCAGGTGTTGCGCCGGCGAGCCTTCGGCGAGGGCGGCGGGACGGGCCCCGAGCCTGCCTTCCGGAACCCGGGGCGCCAGCCCTGA
- the tadA gene encoding tRNA adenosine(34) deaminase TadA — MLQPHRPKEPATATRAASGSPRGPEASQDEALAAPAARPAPDDPDVLYMAEALAEARRALALGEVPVGAVAVHDGRIIARGHNLRERLGDPTAHAEILVLREAAARLGGWRLEGVTLYVTLEPCPMCAGAIVLARVPRLVYGAPDPKAGAAGSLMNLVQHDKLNHRVELRAGVLAEASAALLRGFFRQLRGAGDPAPAPGPAETGDP, encoded by the coding sequence ATGCTCCAACCCCACCGCCCGAAAGAACCGGCCACGGCCACCCGGGCCGCGTCGGGATCCCCGCGCGGACCGGAGGCCTCCCAGGATGAAGCGCTCGCCGCACCGGCAGCGCGCCCAGCGCCCGATGATCCCGATGTGCTTTACATGGCCGAGGCCCTGGCCGAAGCCCGGCGGGCGCTGGCGCTGGGCGAGGTCCCGGTGGGTGCCGTGGCCGTCCACGACGGCCGGATCATCGCCCGCGGGCACAACCTGCGGGAGCGGCTGGGCGACCCCACCGCGCACGCCGAGATCCTGGTGCTGCGGGAGGCGGCGGCGCGGCTGGGCGGGTGGCGGCTGGAAGGGGTGACCCTGTACGTCACGCTGGAGCCCTGCCCCATGTGCGCCGGGGCCATCGTCCTGGCCCGGGTGCCGCGGCTGGTCTACGGCGCGCCGGACCCCAAGGCCGGCGCGGCCGGCAGCTTGATGAACCTGGTGCAACATGATAAACTGAATCACCGAGTCGAGCTGCGTGCCGGCGTGCTGGCCGAGGCCAGCGCCGCGTTGTTGCGCGGGTTCTTCCGCCAGTTGCGCGGTGCGGGTGATCCCGCGCCGGCGCCCGGCCCGGCGGAGACGGGCGATCCTTGA
- the dnaX gene encoding DNA polymerase III subunit gamma/tau produces the protein MSQPYQALYRSWRPQRFDGVVGQEHVIRTLANALRTGRVAHAYLFAGPRGTGKTSVAKLLAKAVNCLSPEGVEPCNRCEVCREINDGSTMDVLEIDAASNRGIDEIRELRERVRYAPARARYKVYIIDEVHMLTTEAFNALLKTLEEPPAHALFILATTEPHRLPATIVSRCQRFDFHRLTPEQILERLQAVCTAMGVEAEPAALRLLARLAEGGLRDALSLLDQSLAMAGDRLDAQVVADLLGLAPGEGILALTRAVVEGDVGAGLQAVAELSAQGVDLAQALRDWVACWRDLLALRAGLDERHLLYAGPELAGDLAPLARALDDETALACFDALAEGESLLRWSGQPRLALEAALIRAVGERVARQDRAAAGREAAPGGPKGTGAGRAGDDGTRPVAAAARRGAAPAAVGTAAAPAPGAGVPGGEPVPEPVLGPVPPPPAGVEDGEPLGTGGSPRREATGDAGALTEDDAAGHVAGGTAAGAAAAPRTPAPAAAFAAPGTGAGDDPATGAGTGTGPAVRPGVGTGGAAALAEQWDGFLKALRRRREWTALHALLRAAGRPRAAGEHLEIPFAQPGMARTAEVKLPQLRQAIQVFLGSAVPVRVVVEGMPPDSGGDGSGRGTAGTGARRPAGRDAADRPASPGPRGTGEGVAPAGEDAPVAAATGRPAAARDPGDPPGAVTRVSVAVPPEPPEPAGRDGAQAAGSRPASGPGAGTGPTVAGGGPATMDVTPGGGGGRPVAGAGTPEPRAPVPAASQEPSPLASVPESLGSGAPGAAAGLPSEAAPGDLDDVQKAAWELFGGQWIPVKEEWRRELRPHGQDAETA, from the coding sequence TTGAGCCAGCCCTACCAGGCCCTGTACCGCAGCTGGCGGCCCCAGCGGTTCGACGGTGTGGTGGGGCAGGAGCACGTCATCCGCACCCTGGCCAACGCCTTGCGCACGGGGCGCGTGGCCCACGCCTACCTGTTCGCGGGCCCGCGCGGCACGGGCAAGACCTCCGTGGCCAAGCTGCTGGCGAAGGCCGTCAACTGCCTCTCCCCCGAAGGCGTCGAACCCTGCAACCGGTGCGAGGTCTGCCGTGAGATCAACGACGGCTCCACCATGGACGTGCTGGAGATCGACGCCGCCTCCAACCGCGGCATCGACGAGATTCGGGAACTCCGGGAGCGCGTCCGCTACGCGCCGGCCCGCGCGCGGTACAAGGTCTACATCATCGACGAGGTCCACATGCTGACCACCGAGGCCTTCAACGCACTGCTCAAGACGCTGGAGGAACCGCCGGCCCACGCGCTGTTCATCCTGGCCACCACGGAGCCCCACCGCCTGCCGGCGACCATCGTCTCCCGCTGCCAGCGCTTCGACTTCCACCGGCTGACGCCGGAGCAGATCCTGGAGCGGCTGCAGGCCGTATGTACGGCCATGGGTGTCGAAGCCGAACCTGCCGCCTTGCGGCTGCTGGCCCGACTGGCCGAGGGCGGTCTGCGCGACGCCCTGAGCCTGCTGGACCAGTCCCTGGCCATGGCCGGCGACCGGCTGGACGCCCAGGTGGTCGCCGACCTGCTGGGTCTGGCGCCGGGGGAGGGGATCCTGGCCCTGACCCGGGCGGTGGTGGAAGGTGACGTGGGGGCCGGTTTGCAGGCGGTCGCCGAACTTTCGGCCCAGGGGGTCGACCTGGCCCAGGCCCTGCGCGACTGGGTCGCCTGCTGGCGGGACCTGCTGGCCTTGCGGGCCGGGCTGGACGAGCGCCACCTGCTCTATGCCGGCCCCGAGCTGGCCGGCGACCTGGCGCCGCTGGCGCGGGCGCTGGACGACGAAACGGCCCTGGCCTGCTTCGACGCCCTGGCCGAGGGGGAGTCCCTGCTGCGGTGGAGCGGCCAGCCGCGGCTGGCCCTGGAGGCGGCGCTGATCCGGGCTGTCGGGGAGCGGGTGGCCCGGCAGGACAGGGCCGCGGCCGGCCGCGAGGCCGCCCCTGGGGGCCCGAAGGGGACCGGTGCCGGCCGGGCGGGGGATGACGGCACGCGCCCCGTTGCCGCGGCTGCCAGGAGGGGGGCGGCGCCCGCGGCGGTTGGCACGGCCGCCGCGCCGGCGCCCGGGGCTGGCGTCCCCGGCGGCGAACCGGTACCGGAGCCCGTTCTCGGCCCGGTTCCCCCGCCACCGGCTGGGGTGGAGGATGGCGAACCCCTGGGTACAGGCGGGTCCCCGCGCCGCGAGGCGACGGGGGACGCGGGGGCCTTGACGGAGGACGATGCGGCGGGCCATGTTGCGGGCGGCACCGCCGCCGGTGCCGCCGCAGCCCCCCGGACCCCTGCGCCGGCCGCGGCCTTCGCGGCTCCCGGCACCGGTGCGGGCGATGATCCGGCGACCGGGGCAGGTACCGGGACCGGCCCCGCCGTCCGCCCCGGTGTGGGCACCGGCGGGGCGGCCGCCCTGGCGGAGCAGTGGGACGGGTTTTTGAAAGCCTTGCGACGGCGCCGGGAGTGGACGGCCCTCCACGCCCTGCTCCGGGCCGCCGGCCGGCCGCGGGCGGCCGGAGAGCACCTGGAGATCCCCTTCGCGCAGCCCGGCATGGCCCGGACGGCGGAGGTCAAGTTGCCCCAGCTGCGCCAGGCCATCCAGGTCTTCCTGGGGAGCGCGGTGCCCGTCCGGGTCGTGGTGGAGGGAATGCCCCCGGATTCCGGCGGGGACGGGAGCGGGCGCGGCACGGCTGGGACGGGAGCGCGTCGGCCTGCGGGCCGTGACGCGGCCGACCGGCCGGCGTCCCCCGGACCGCGGGGGACCGGGGAAGGGGTGGCGCCCGCCGGGGAGGATGCCCCGGTCGCCGCGGCGACCGGCCGCCCGGCGGCCGCCCGGGACCCCGGCGATCCGCCCGGCGCCGTGACCCGCGTAAGCGTGGCGGTGCCGCCCGAGCCACCGGAACCGGCCGGGAGGGACGGCGCGCAGGCTGCAGGTTCTCGGCCCGCCTCCGGACCGGGGGCGGGTACCGGGCCTACCGTGGCCGGGGGTGGGCCCGCCACGATGGACGTCACGCCCGGTGGCGGCGGTGGCCGGCCAGTCGCCGGAGCGGGGACTCCGGAGCCACGTGCGCCCGTCCCCGCCGCGTCGCAGGAACCCTCGCCGCTCGCTTCGGTTCCGGAGTCCCTGGGTTCCGGTGCCCCGGGGGCGGCGGCGGGTCTGCCCTCGGAGGCGGCACCCGGCGACCTCGACGACGTGCAGAAGGCGGCGTGGGAACTCTTCGGCGGCCAGTGGATCCCCGTGAAGGAGGAGTGGCGGCGTGAGCTTCGGCCCCATGGGCAAGATGCTGAAACAGCTTGA